From Desmodus rotundus isolate HL8 chromosome 12, HLdesRot8A.1, whole genome shotgun sequence, one genomic window encodes:
- the LOC112321264 gene encoding leukocyte immunoglobulin-like receptor subfamily B member 4 isoform X4: protein MTYHTELRPCNTPFVTLCCQCILYVVCTLVTMAGSTMSRTLTALLCLGLLQGPWDQIHAGVPPKPSIWADPGPIVSKGSPVTIWCQGSLQADGYILYKERNSEPWMTSIPEASIKKTGFLIQSMSSQNAGPYQCAYSTGGSLSQLSEPLLLVVAGEHSAPSLSAHPGLVVASGENVSLLCSSQSTWDTFHLLKERGAEPPQHRKSEWRSSERRWQAVFPVGPVSSSHGGTYRCYGSSNSTPNVWSQSSDPLHLGVTGLPLSLNVLIGVSVALVLLLSLLLFLFLHHQRQSRGRTSDAAMKDPLPGQGVELDPQNGPHDNSKEVTYAQVNCRSRLRQGMAASPSPLSEELLDTKGRQAEEDRQMDSQAAASADPQDVTYAQLTLMTRRQETSAPPSSPSEKPPEPSVYAALAVH from the exons ATGACCTATCACACAGAGCTGAGACCATGTAACACCCCATTTGTCACTCTGTGTTGCCAGTGCATTTTATACGTCGTCTGCACACTGGTGACCATGGCAGGAAGCACCATGAGCCGGACCCTCACTGCTCTTCTCTGCCTCG GGCTGCTTCAGGGCCCATGGGACCAGATCCATGCAG GAgttccccccaaaccctccatCTGGGCTGACCCAGGCCCCATTGTCAGCAAAGGGAGCCCTGTGACCATCTGGTGTCAGGGGTCTCTGCAGGCAGATGGCTACATTCTGTATAAAGAGAGGAACTCTGAGCCCTGGATGACCAGCATCCCAGAGGCCTCCATCAAGAAGACCGGGTTCCTCATTCAGTCCATGAGCTCGCAGAATGCAGGGCCGTACCAGTGTGCATACAGCACTGGGGGCTCACTGTCCCAGCTGAGTGAGCCCCTGCTCCTGGTGGTGGCAG gaGAGCACAGCGCACCCTCCCTCTCAGCCCACCCAGGCCTGGTGGTGGCATCAGGAGAGAACGTGTCCCTCTTGTGCAGCTCACAGTCCACATGGGACACTTTCCATCTGCTGAAGGAAAGAGGGGCTGAGCCACCCCAACACAGGAAATCAGAATGGAGATCCTCTGAGAGGAGGTGGCAGGCTGTCTTCCCTGTGGGCCCTGTGAGCTCCTCCCACGGGGGGACCTACAGATGCTATGGTTCCTCCAACTCCACCCCCAATGTGTGGTCACAGTCCAGTGACCCTCTACACCTTGGGGTCACAG GTCTCCCATTGTCCCTGAACGTGCTGATCGGGGTCTCTGTGGCCCTCGTCctgctgctctctctcctcctcttcctcttcctccatcacCAGCGTCAGAGCAGAGGAAGGACATCAG ATGCTGCCATGAAGGACCCACTGCCTGGGCAGGGTGTGGAGCTGGACCCTCAG AACGGGCCCCATGACAACTCCAAGGAAGTGACCTACGCCCAGGTGAACTGCAGATCAAGACTCAGGCAGGGAATggctgcctctccttcccccctgTCAGAGGAATTGCTGGACACGAAGGGCAGACAAGCAGAAGAGGACAGGCAGATGGACAGTCAG GCTGCTGCATCTGCTGACCCCCAGGATGTGACCTACGCCCAGCTGACCCTCATGACCCGCAGACAGGAGACAAGtgcacccccttcctccccatcagAGAAGCCCCCAGAGCCCAGTGTGTACGCTGCTCTGGCCGTCCACTAG
- the LOC112321264 gene encoding leukocyte immunoglobulin-like receptor subfamily B member 4 isoform X2 has protein sequence MTYHTELRPCNTPFVTLCCQCILYVVCTLVTMAGSTMSRTLTALLCLGLLQGPWDQIHAGVPPKPSIWADPGPIVSKGSPVTIWCQGSLQADGYILYKERNSEPWMTSIPEASIKKTGFLIQSMSSQNAGPYQCAYSTGGSLSQLSEPLLLVVAGEHSAPSLSAHPGLVVASGENVSLLCSSQSTWDTFHLLKERGAEPPQHRKSEWRSSERRWQAVFPVGPVSSSHGGTYRCYGSSNSTPNVWSQSSDPLHLGVTGLPLSLNVLIGVSVALVLLLSLLLFLFLHHQRQSRGRTSDAAMKDPLPGQGVELDPQQNGPHDNSKEVTYAQVNCRSRLRQGMAASPSPLSEELLDTKGRQAEEDRQMDSQAAASADPQDVTYAQLTLMTRRQETSAPPSSPSEKPPEPSVYAALAVH, from the exons ATGACCTATCACACAGAGCTGAGACCATGTAACACCCCATTTGTCACTCTGTGTTGCCAGTGCATTTTATACGTCGTCTGCACACTGGTGACCATGGCAGGAAGCACCATGAGCCGGACCCTCACTGCTCTTCTCTGCCTCG GGCTGCTTCAGGGCCCATGGGACCAGATCCATGCAG GAgttccccccaaaccctccatCTGGGCTGACCCAGGCCCCATTGTCAGCAAAGGGAGCCCTGTGACCATCTGGTGTCAGGGGTCTCTGCAGGCAGATGGCTACATTCTGTATAAAGAGAGGAACTCTGAGCCCTGGATGACCAGCATCCCAGAGGCCTCCATCAAGAAGACCGGGTTCCTCATTCAGTCCATGAGCTCGCAGAATGCAGGGCCGTACCAGTGTGCATACAGCACTGGGGGCTCACTGTCCCAGCTGAGTGAGCCCCTGCTCCTGGTGGTGGCAG gaGAGCACAGCGCACCCTCCCTCTCAGCCCACCCAGGCCTGGTGGTGGCATCAGGAGAGAACGTGTCCCTCTTGTGCAGCTCACAGTCCACATGGGACACTTTCCATCTGCTGAAGGAAAGAGGGGCTGAGCCACCCCAACACAGGAAATCAGAATGGAGATCCTCTGAGAGGAGGTGGCAGGCTGTCTTCCCTGTGGGCCCTGTGAGCTCCTCCCACGGGGGGACCTACAGATGCTATGGTTCCTCCAACTCCACCCCCAATGTGTGGTCACAGTCCAGTGACCCTCTACACCTTGGGGTCACAG GTCTCCCATTGTCCCTGAACGTGCTGATCGGGGTCTCTGTGGCCCTCGTCctgctgctctctctcctcctcttcctcttcctccatcacCAGCGTCAGAGCAGAGGAAGGACATCAG ATGCTGCCATGAAGGACCCACTGCCTGGGCAGGGTGTGGAGCTGGACCCTCAG CAGAACGGGCCCCATGACAACTCCAAGGAAGTGACCTACGCCCAGGTGAACTGCAGATCAAGACTCAGGCAGGGAATggctgcctctccttcccccctgTCAGAGGAATTGCTGGACACGAAGGGCAGACAAGCAGAAGAGGACAGGCAGATGGACAGTCAG GCTGCTGCATCTGCTGACCCCCAGGATGTGACCTACGCCCAGCTGACCCTCATGACCCGCAGACAGGAGACAAGtgcacccccttcctccccatcagAGAAGCCCCCAGAGCCCAGTGTGTACGCTGCTCTGGCCGTCCACTAG
- the LOC112321264 gene encoding leukocyte immunoglobulin-like receptor subfamily B member 4 isoform X3: MTYHTELRPCNTPFVTLCCQCILYVVCTLVTMAGSTMSRTLTALLCLGLLQGPWDQIHAGVPPKPSIWADPGPIVSKGSPVTIWCQGSLQADGYILYKERNSEPWMTSIPEASIKKTGFLIQSMSSQNAGPYQCAYSTGGSLSQLSEPLLLVVAGEHSAPSLSAHPGLVVASGENVSLLCSSQSTWDTFHLLKERGAEPPQHRKSEWRSSERRWQAVFPVGPVSSSHGGTYRCYGSSNSTPNVWSQSSDPLHLGVTGLPLSLNVLIGVSVALVLLLSLLLFLFLHHQRQSRGRTSADAAMKDPLPGQGVELDPQNGPHDNSKEVTYAQVNCRSRLRQGMAASPSPLSEELLDTKGRQAEEDRQMDSQAAASADPQDVTYAQLTLMTRRQETSAPPSSPSEKPPEPSVYAALAVH, encoded by the exons ATGACCTATCACACAGAGCTGAGACCATGTAACACCCCATTTGTCACTCTGTGTTGCCAGTGCATTTTATACGTCGTCTGCACACTGGTGACCATGGCAGGAAGCACCATGAGCCGGACCCTCACTGCTCTTCTCTGCCTCG GGCTGCTTCAGGGCCCATGGGACCAGATCCATGCAG GAgttccccccaaaccctccatCTGGGCTGACCCAGGCCCCATTGTCAGCAAAGGGAGCCCTGTGACCATCTGGTGTCAGGGGTCTCTGCAGGCAGATGGCTACATTCTGTATAAAGAGAGGAACTCTGAGCCCTGGATGACCAGCATCCCAGAGGCCTCCATCAAGAAGACCGGGTTCCTCATTCAGTCCATGAGCTCGCAGAATGCAGGGCCGTACCAGTGTGCATACAGCACTGGGGGCTCACTGTCCCAGCTGAGTGAGCCCCTGCTCCTGGTGGTGGCAG gaGAGCACAGCGCACCCTCCCTCTCAGCCCACCCAGGCCTGGTGGTGGCATCAGGAGAGAACGTGTCCCTCTTGTGCAGCTCACAGTCCACATGGGACACTTTCCATCTGCTGAAGGAAAGAGGGGCTGAGCCACCCCAACACAGGAAATCAGAATGGAGATCCTCTGAGAGGAGGTGGCAGGCTGTCTTCCCTGTGGGCCCTGTGAGCTCCTCCCACGGGGGGACCTACAGATGCTATGGTTCCTCCAACTCCACCCCCAATGTGTGGTCACAGTCCAGTGACCCTCTACACCTTGGGGTCACAG GTCTCCCATTGTCCCTGAACGTGCTGATCGGGGTCTCTGTGGCCCTCGTCctgctgctctctctcctcctcttcctcttcctccatcacCAGCGTCAGAGCAGAGGAAGGACATCAG CAGATGCTGCCATGAAGGACCCACTGCCTGGGCAGGGTGTGGAGCTGGACCCTCAG AACGGGCCCCATGACAACTCCAAGGAAGTGACCTACGCCCAGGTGAACTGCAGATCAAGACTCAGGCAGGGAATggctgcctctccttcccccctgTCAGAGGAATTGCTGGACACGAAGGGCAGACAAGCAGAAGAGGACAGGCAGATGGACAGTCAG GCTGCTGCATCTGCTGACCCCCAGGATGTGACCTACGCCCAGCTGACCCTCATGACCCGCAGACAGGAGACAAGtgcacccccttcctccccatcagAGAAGCCCCCAGAGCCCAGTGTGTACGCTGCTCTGGCCGTCCACTAG
- the LOC112321264 gene encoding leukocyte immunoglobulin-like receptor subfamily B member 4 isoform X1: MTYHTELRPCNTPFVTLCCQCILYVVCTLVTMAGSTMSRTLTALLCLGLLQGPWDQIHAGVPPKPSIWADPGPIVSKGSPVTIWCQGSLQADGYILYKERNSEPWMTSIPEASIKKTGFLIQSMSSQNAGPYQCAYSTGGSLSQLSEPLLLVVAGEHSAPSLSAHPGLVVASGENVSLLCSSQSTWDTFHLLKERGAEPPQHRKSEWRSSERRWQAVFPVGPVSSSHGGTYRCYGSSNSTPNVWSQSSDPLHLGVTGLPLSLNVLIGVSVALVLLLSLLLFLFLHHQRQSRGRTSADAAMKDPLPGQGVELDPQQNGPHDNSKEVTYAQVNCRSRLRQGMAASPSPLSEELLDTKGRQAEEDRQMDSQAAASADPQDVTYAQLTLMTRRQETSAPPSSPSEKPPEPSVYAALAVH; this comes from the exons ATGACCTATCACACAGAGCTGAGACCATGTAACACCCCATTTGTCACTCTGTGTTGCCAGTGCATTTTATACGTCGTCTGCACACTGGTGACCATGGCAGGAAGCACCATGAGCCGGACCCTCACTGCTCTTCTCTGCCTCG GGCTGCTTCAGGGCCCATGGGACCAGATCCATGCAG GAgttccccccaaaccctccatCTGGGCTGACCCAGGCCCCATTGTCAGCAAAGGGAGCCCTGTGACCATCTGGTGTCAGGGGTCTCTGCAGGCAGATGGCTACATTCTGTATAAAGAGAGGAACTCTGAGCCCTGGATGACCAGCATCCCAGAGGCCTCCATCAAGAAGACCGGGTTCCTCATTCAGTCCATGAGCTCGCAGAATGCAGGGCCGTACCAGTGTGCATACAGCACTGGGGGCTCACTGTCCCAGCTGAGTGAGCCCCTGCTCCTGGTGGTGGCAG gaGAGCACAGCGCACCCTCCCTCTCAGCCCACCCAGGCCTGGTGGTGGCATCAGGAGAGAACGTGTCCCTCTTGTGCAGCTCACAGTCCACATGGGACACTTTCCATCTGCTGAAGGAAAGAGGGGCTGAGCCACCCCAACACAGGAAATCAGAATGGAGATCCTCTGAGAGGAGGTGGCAGGCTGTCTTCCCTGTGGGCCCTGTGAGCTCCTCCCACGGGGGGACCTACAGATGCTATGGTTCCTCCAACTCCACCCCCAATGTGTGGTCACAGTCCAGTGACCCTCTACACCTTGGGGTCACAG GTCTCCCATTGTCCCTGAACGTGCTGATCGGGGTCTCTGTGGCCCTCGTCctgctgctctctctcctcctcttcctcttcctccatcacCAGCGTCAGAGCAGAGGAAGGACATCAG CAGATGCTGCCATGAAGGACCCACTGCCTGGGCAGGGTGTGGAGCTGGACCCTCAG CAGAACGGGCCCCATGACAACTCCAAGGAAGTGACCTACGCCCAGGTGAACTGCAGATCAAGACTCAGGCAGGGAATggctgcctctccttcccccctgTCAGAGGAATTGCTGGACACGAAGGGCAGACAAGCAGAAGAGGACAGGCAGATGGACAGTCAG GCTGCTGCATCTGCTGACCCCCAGGATGTGACCTACGCCCAGCTGACCCTCATGACCCGCAGACAGGAGACAAGtgcacccccttcctccccatcagAGAAGCCCCCAGAGCCCAGTGTGTACGCTGCTCTGGCCGTCCACTAG
- the LOC112321264 gene encoding leukocyte immunoglobulin-like receptor subfamily B member 4 isoform X5 — protein MAGSTMSRTLTALLCLGLLQGPWDQIHAGVPPKPSIWADPGPIVSKGSPVTIWCQGSLQADGYILYKERNSEPWMTSIPEASIKKTGFLIQSMSSQNAGPYQCAYSTGGSLSQLSEPLLLVVAGEHSAPSLSAHPGLVVASGENVSLLCSSQSTWDTFHLLKERGAEPPQHRKSEWRSSERRWQAVFPVGPVSSSHGGTYRCYGSSNSTPNVWSQSSDPLHLGVTGLPLSLNVLIGVSVALVLLLSLLLFLFLHHQRQSRGRTSADAAMKDPLPGQGVELDPQQNGPHDNSKEVTYAQVNCRSRLRQGMAASPSPLSEELLDTKGRQAEEDRQMDSQAAASADPQDVTYAQLTLMTRRQETSAPPSSPSEKPPEPSVYAALAVH, from the exons ATGGCAGGAAGCACCATGAGCCGGACCCTCACTGCTCTTCTCTGCCTCG GGCTGCTTCAGGGCCCATGGGACCAGATCCATGCAG GAgttccccccaaaccctccatCTGGGCTGACCCAGGCCCCATTGTCAGCAAAGGGAGCCCTGTGACCATCTGGTGTCAGGGGTCTCTGCAGGCAGATGGCTACATTCTGTATAAAGAGAGGAACTCTGAGCCCTGGATGACCAGCATCCCAGAGGCCTCCATCAAGAAGACCGGGTTCCTCATTCAGTCCATGAGCTCGCAGAATGCAGGGCCGTACCAGTGTGCATACAGCACTGGGGGCTCACTGTCCCAGCTGAGTGAGCCCCTGCTCCTGGTGGTGGCAG gaGAGCACAGCGCACCCTCCCTCTCAGCCCACCCAGGCCTGGTGGTGGCATCAGGAGAGAACGTGTCCCTCTTGTGCAGCTCACAGTCCACATGGGACACTTTCCATCTGCTGAAGGAAAGAGGGGCTGAGCCACCCCAACACAGGAAATCAGAATGGAGATCCTCTGAGAGGAGGTGGCAGGCTGTCTTCCCTGTGGGCCCTGTGAGCTCCTCCCACGGGGGGACCTACAGATGCTATGGTTCCTCCAACTCCACCCCCAATGTGTGGTCACAGTCCAGTGACCCTCTACACCTTGGGGTCACAG GTCTCCCATTGTCCCTGAACGTGCTGATCGGGGTCTCTGTGGCCCTCGTCctgctgctctctctcctcctcttcctcttcctccatcacCAGCGTCAGAGCAGAGGAAGGACATCAG CAGATGCTGCCATGAAGGACCCACTGCCTGGGCAGGGTGTGGAGCTGGACCCTCAG CAGAACGGGCCCCATGACAACTCCAAGGAAGTGACCTACGCCCAGGTGAACTGCAGATCAAGACTCAGGCAGGGAATggctgcctctccttcccccctgTCAGAGGAATTGCTGGACACGAAGGGCAGACAAGCAGAAGAGGACAGGCAGATGGACAGTCAG GCTGCTGCATCTGCTGACCCCCAGGATGTGACCTACGCCCAGCTGACCCTCATGACCCGCAGACAGGAGACAAGtgcacccccttcctccccatcagAGAAGCCCCCAGAGCCCAGTGTGTACGCTGCTCTGGCCGTCCACTAG
- the LOC128779162 gene encoding leukocyte immunoglobulin-like receptor subfamily A member 5 isoform X2, with protein sequence MAGSTTSRTLTVLLCLGLCQGWWDQVQAGIPPKPSIWADPGPIISKGSPATIWCQGSLQADGYILYKDRGSEPWMTSIPEASIEKTGFLIQSMSSQNAGPYQCAYSTGGSLSQLSEPLLLVVAGEHSAPSLSAHPGLVVASGENVSLLCSSQSTWDTFHLLKERGAEPPQHRKSEWRSSERRWQAVFPVGPVSSSQGGTYRCYGSSNSTPNVWSQSSDPLHLGVTDYTVGNLIHLGVSGLILVVLGVLLFEAWHSRRRPHHAASG encoded by the exons ATGGCAGGAAGCACCACGAGCCGGACCCTCACTGTCCTTCTCTGCCTCG GGCTGTGTCAAGGCTGGTGGGACCAAGTCCAGGCAG GAattccccccaaaccctccatCTGGGCTGACCCAGGCCCCATCATCAGCAAGGGGAGCCCTGCGACCATCTGGTGTCAGGGGTCTCTGCAGGCAGATGGCTACATTCTGTATAAAGACAGGGGCTCTGAGCCCTGGATGACCAGCATCCCAGAGGCCTCCATCGAGAAGACCGGGTTCCTCATTCAGTCCATGAGCTCACAGAATGCAGGGCCGTACCAGTGTGCATACAGCACTGGGGGCTCACTGTCCCAGCTGAGTGAGCCCCTGCTCCTGGTGGTGGCAG gaGAGCACAGCGCACCCTCCCTCTCAGCCCACCCAGGCCTGGTGGTGGCATCAGGAGAGAACGTGTCCCTCTTGTGCAGCTCACAGTCCACATGGGACACTTTCCATCTGCTGAAGGAAAGAGGGGCTGAGCCACCCCAACACAGGAAATCAGAATGGAGATCCTCTGAGAGGAGGTGGCAGGCTGTCTTCCCTGTGGGCCCTGTGAGCTCCTCCCAAGGGGGGACCTACAGATGCTATGGTTCCTCCAACTCCACCCCCAATGTGTGGTCACAGTCCAGTGACCCTCTACACCTTGGGGTCACAG ACTACACAGTGGGAAACCTCATCCACTTGGGTGTGTCTGGCTTGATCCTCGTGGTCCTCGGGGTGCTGCTGTTTGAAGCTTGGCACAGTCGGAGAAGACCCCACCATGCAGCCAGTGGGTGA
- the LOC128779162 gene encoding leukocyte immunoglobulin-like receptor subfamily A member 6 isoform X1 — MAGSTTSRTLTVLLCLGLCQGWWDQVQAGIPPKPSIWADPGPIISKGSPATIWCQGSLQADGYILYKDRGSEPWMTSIPEASIEKTGFLIQSMSSQNAGPYQCAYSTGGSLSQLSEPLLLVVAGEHSAPSLSAHPGLVVASGENVSLLCSSQSTWDTFHLLKERGAEPPQHRKSEWRSSERRWQAVFPVGPVSSSQGGTYRCYGSSNSTPNVWSQSSDPLHLGVTGEVADTLLQFFPGPQITDVNLVPDKALKFLGISDTGLLGTEQQGGDLGRDMWVVDVCVLWVTMTILPRCVQGAPRQPGSSGMKAASTTHPHP, encoded by the exons ATGGCAGGAAGCACCACGAGCCGGACCCTCACTGTCCTTCTCTGCCTCG GGCTGTGTCAAGGCTGGTGGGACCAAGTCCAGGCAG GAattccccccaaaccctccatCTGGGCTGACCCAGGCCCCATCATCAGCAAGGGGAGCCCTGCGACCATCTGGTGTCAGGGGTCTCTGCAGGCAGATGGCTACATTCTGTATAAAGACAGGGGCTCTGAGCCCTGGATGACCAGCATCCCAGAGGCCTCCATCGAGAAGACCGGGTTCCTCATTCAGTCCATGAGCTCACAGAATGCAGGGCCGTACCAGTGTGCATACAGCACTGGGGGCTCACTGTCCCAGCTGAGTGAGCCCCTGCTCCTGGTGGTGGCAG gaGAGCACAGCGCACCCTCCCTCTCAGCCCACCCAGGCCTGGTGGTGGCATCAGGAGAGAACGTGTCCCTCTTGTGCAGCTCACAGTCCACATGGGACACTTTCCATCTGCTGAAGGAAAGAGGGGCTGAGCCACCCCAACACAGGAAATCAGAATGGAGATCCTCTGAGAGGAGGTGGCAGGCTGTCTTCCCTGTGGGCCCTGTGAGCTCCTCCCAAGGGGGGACCTACAGATGCTATGGTTCCTCCAACTCCACCCCCAATGTGTGGTCACAGTCCAGTGACCCTCTACACCTTGGGGTCACAGGTGAGGTGGCCGACACTTTGCTTCAGTTCTTTCCTGGGCCCCAAATAACTGATGTAAACCTTGTGCCTGATAAAGCCCTAAAGTTTCTGGGGATCAGTGACACTGGTTTACTGGGGACAGAACAACAGGGAGGAGACTTAGGGAGGGACATGTGGGTGGTAGATGTATGTGTCCTCTGGGTGACAATGACCATTCTCCCCAGGTGTGTACAGGGagcccccaggcagccaggctcaAGTGGAATGAAGGCAGCCTCTACTACTCACCCCCATCCTTAA